GTGTCGCTTTCGCTTTGGCAGCAGTGTCTTGCCCGTTTGCAGGATGAGTTACCTGCCACAGAATTCAGTATGTGGATACGCCCGTTACAGGCGGAGTTGAGTGATAACACTCTGGCACTCTACGCCCCTAATCGCTTCGTTCTGGATTGGGTTCGTGATAAATATTTGAATAATATCAACGGGTTGCTTAATGACTTTTGTGGTGTGGACGCCCCCTTGCTGCGTTTTGAGGTCGGGAGCAAACCTTTGGTTCAGGCCGTGAGTCAGCCGGTTAATCACCATAATACTGTCAGCATGGCGGCGATGGCGCCGCAGACCCGTTTGATGCCGGTGCGTCCGAGCTGGGACAATTCCCCGGTGCAGGCCGAGCATACCTATCGTTCCAATGTGAACCCCAAACATACGTTTGATAACTTCGTTGAAGGCAAGTCGAATCAACTGGCGCGCGCGGCGGCGCGTCAGGTGGCGGACAATCCGGGTGGCGCCTACAATCCGCTGTTTTTGTATGGCGGCACGGGCCTCGGTAAAACGCACCTGTTGCATGCGGTGGGCAACGGCATCATCGCCCGCAAGGCCAATGCCAAAGTGGTTTACATGCATTCTGAGCGCTTCGTGCAGGATATGGTGAAAGCGTTGCAAAACAATGCGATTGAAGAATTTAAACGCTACTACCGCTCTGTCGATGCATTGCTGATCGATGATATTCAGTTTTTTGCCAACAAAGAGCGTTCCCAGGAGGAGTTCTTCCATACCTTCAATGCGTTGCTGGAAGGCAACCAGCAAATCATTTTGACCTCTGATCGCTATCCTAAAGAGATCAATGGGGTGGAGGATCGCCTGAAGTCCCGTTTTGGGT
This is a stretch of genomic DNA from Brenneria rubrifaciens. It encodes these proteins:
- the dnaA gene encoding chromosomal replication initiator protein DnaA, whose translation is MSLSLWQQCLARLQDELPATEFSMWIRPLQAELSDNTLALYAPNRFVLDWVRDKYLNNINGLLNDFCGVDAPLLRFEVGSKPLVQAVSQPVNHHNTVSMAAMAPQTRLMPVRPSWDNSPVQAEHTYRSNVNPKHTFDNFVEGKSNQLARAAARQVADNPGGAYNPLFLYGGTGLGKTHLLHAVGNGIIARKANAKVVYMHSERFVQDMVKALQNNAIEEFKRYYRSVDALLIDDIQFFANKERSQEEFFHTFNALLEGNQQIILTSDRYPKEINGVEDRLKSRFGWGLTVAIEPPELETRVAILMKKADENDIRLPGEVAFFIAKRLRSNVRELEGALNRVIANANFTGRSITIDFVREALRDLLALQEKLVTIDNIQKTVAEYYKIKVADLLSKRRSRSVARPRQMAMALAKELTNHSLPEIGDAFGGRDHTTVLHACRKIEQLREESHDIKEDFSNLIRTLSS